Proteins from a genomic interval of Myxococcales bacterium:
- a CDS encoding MBL fold metallo-hydrolase, which yields MGLSCRIHRGAHEIGGNCIELESGGARIVLDLGRPITAAEGTDVPLPPVRGFDGNDPSLLGVVLSHPHPDHYGLMSKLAPSVPIFMGEAASRILAEAAFFTPGGLATAPRGYLRHRVPFDLGPFRITPFLNDHSAFDAYSLLVEADGRRLFYTGDIRAHGRKARLFEELLRRPPDRVDVLLMEGTHVRADSDGRARGPSERDVEAACADTFASTRGMALALYSAQNIDRLVTMYRAALRTGRDLIIDLYTAAIAAATGLASIPQAGWPRVRVFLPNAQKAKVLRHRAFARTDAVRDRRIYADELRDRRDQLVMTFRASMANELAATGCLDDAVAVWSMWPGYLREPSGVALEATFEAHGIPMHIHHASGHAFIPDLQRLVGAIAPERVVPIHSFAGDRFAAFFPRVAQQADGAWWDT from the coding sequence ATGGGACTTTCCTGTCGCATCCACCGGGGCGCCCACGAGATCGGCGGCAACTGCATCGAGCTCGAGTCGGGCGGGGCGCGCATCGTGCTCGACCTCGGCCGCCCGATCACCGCGGCGGAGGGCACCGATGTGCCGCTGCCGCCGGTGCGCGGGTTCGACGGCAACGATCCGTCACTGCTCGGCGTCGTGCTCTCGCACCCGCACCCGGATCACTACGGGCTGATGTCGAAGCTCGCCCCGTCGGTTCCGATCTTCATGGGCGAGGCCGCCAGCCGGATCCTCGCGGAGGCCGCGTTCTTCACCCCGGGCGGACTCGCGACCGCGCCGCGGGGCTACCTGCGTCACCGCGTGCCCTTCGACCTCGGCCCGTTCCGGATCACGCCGTTCCTCAACGACCACTCGGCGTTCGACGCGTACTCGCTCCTGGTCGAGGCGGACGGCCGTCGGCTGTTCTACACCGGCGACATCCGCGCGCACGGGCGCAAGGCGCGGCTGTTCGAGGAGTTGCTGCGGCGGCCGCCCGACCGCGTCGACGTGTTGCTCATGGAGGGCACCCACGTGCGCGCCGACTCGGACGGCCGCGCGCGCGGCCCCTCCGAGCGCGACGTCGAGGCCGCGTGCGCTGACACGTTCGCGTCCACCCGCGGCATGGCCCTCGCGCTGTACTCGGCGCAGAACATCGACCGCCTGGTCACCATGTACCGCGCGGCGCTGCGCACCGGTCGAGACCTGATCATCGACCTCTACACCGCCGCGATCGCCGCCGCGACCGGCCTGGCGTCGATCCCGCAAGCGGGCTGGCCGCGCGTCCGCGTGTTCCTCCCCAATGCACAGAAGGCCAAGGTCCTCAGGCACCGCGCGTTCGCCCGGACCGACGCCGTCCGCGACCGGCGCATCTACGCAGACGAGCTCCGCGATCGGCGCGACCAGCTGGTGATGACGTTCCGGGCCTCGATGGCCAACGAGCTCGCCGCCACCGGCTGCCTCGACGACGCCGTCGCCGTCTGGTCGATGTGGCCCGGGTACCTGCGCGAACCGTCGGGGGTCGCGCTGGAGGCGACCTTCGAGGCCCACGGCATCCCGATGCACATCCACCACGCCAGCGGCCACGCGTTCATACCCGACCTGCAGCGCCTGGTCGGGGCGATCGCACCTGAGCGGGTCGTGCCGATCCACAGCTTCGCCGGGGATCGGTTTGCGGCGTTCTTTCCACGTGTCGCGCAACAGGCCGACGGCGCTTGGTGGGATACTTGA
- the tnpB gene encoding IS66 family insertion sequence element accessory protein TnpB, translating into MFVGLEPIDLRWGFDRLAGLVTERLERDARSRALFVFFGKRRDALKVLFFDGTGLCLFYKRLDAGTFRLPLAAEGEHTLLIEERALDDLLDGVDLDPGPPRPRRTTRH; encoded by the coding sequence GTGTTCGTCGGGCTCGAGCCGATCGACCTGCGCTGGGGCTTCGACCGGCTGGCTGGGCTGGTGACCGAGCGGCTGGAGCGCGACGCGCGGTCGCGGGCGTTGTTCGTGTTCTTCGGCAAGCGGCGCGACGCGCTCAAAGTGCTGTTCTTTGATGGCACGGGCCTCTGCCTGTTCTACAAGCGGCTTGACGCCGGGACGTTTCGCCTGCCGCTCGCAGCCGAAGGCGAGCACACGCTGCTGATCGAGGAGCGTGCGCTCGACGACCTGCTGGACGGCGTCGATCTCGATCCAGGGCCGCCTCGACCACGGCGGACGACGCGGCACTGA
- a CDS encoding TM0106 family RecB-like putative nuclease — protein MRLVDGSWRLVATDLAGHVGCAHRTSLARAHADGSGAGPPSFDPVLEILAERGRAHEDAYRAHLIASGRSVVRPGDVAATRAAIRAGADVIAQAQLDGGLWAGAADFLVRVDAASALGPWAYEIHEAKLATETRTGALLQLCVYAELLAAEQGVPPPRLRIVAPGDGDDGPFLFDDHRFDEYGAAYRRWRAELEAVVVTPVPTYPEPCAACDTCPWFRACDARWHTDDHLALVAGGGRPQRRELGRRRIETVTALAAEPRPLTWRPVYGSVNTYEVLAHQAALQVAARAVPVPPVEALPVEPDRGLARLPAPDIGDVFLDLEGDLFIGRRGQEYLFGWVARDGDTWRYHSRWADDASGERGALADWFAWLEPRLAAHPGLHVYHYAPYEPAALRRLVGMTGVGAALMDRLLREHRFVDLMTVTRQALRIGVESYGLKPLEAVTGYARAVELEDARLDLRRVRVLLQRGDPGAIAPAWRATVIGYNEDDCRSALALRDYLEAWRATLIADGVGGPRPVVNVPERSEESEGLRADIAACEARLRARAADEDGDAAVALARIADLVAWYQREASIAWGEFFRRADSDDDQRFDDPKSLAGLEFIETVARVGKQRSDRERYRFPAQDVTIEDDSDAYVDAGTGIGRIDSIDLDARTVVISRKDGGAAPLTSLVTKHIVGARPKDRELLRIGVDLAERGVPADRAPSLVRDLLLARAPRGVPVVGGSLVRPDEAPADACVRIVGGLRGAVLPIQGPPGTGKTTTAAAMILALIRAGRRVGVTATSHPVIAHLVAKVLERARADGGRIPVAALRTDGEARADGIETIGSAEKADDRVGTLDLLGATTWQWARPTMAARVDVLFIDEAGQMSLADALVACAATDSLVLVGDPQQLEQPIAGSHPDGAAVSVLEHLLAGRATIAPDRGVLLDATHRLHPRLCAFTSEQYYEGRLVPGPAVARQRVRVPGVTALDACGAFWLPVDHEGRRGRSSEEAEAVAALLERMLGGRGGATWIGPTGAPAPLRPSDVVVMAPYNAQVDELARTLQRRGLGDVVVSTVDKFQGREAAIALYSLAASTAEDAPRGMDFLYSRNRLNVATSRARCAAVVVASPRLLRAECRTPAQLRLVSGLCRWVEVAGRVG, from the coding sequence ATGCGCTTGGTGGATGGATCCTGGCGGCTGGTGGCCACCGACCTGGCGGGCCACGTCGGGTGCGCGCACCGCACGTCGCTGGCGCGGGCGCATGCCGACGGCAGCGGGGCGGGGCCGCCGTCGTTCGATCCGGTGCTCGAGATTCTCGCCGAGCGCGGCCGGGCCCACGAGGACGCGTACCGGGCGCACCTGATCGCCAGCGGGCGCAGCGTGGTCCGGCCTGGGGACGTCGCGGCGACGCGAGCGGCGATCCGCGCGGGGGCCGATGTGATCGCGCAGGCGCAGCTGGATGGCGGCCTGTGGGCGGGGGCGGCTGACTTTCTCGTGCGGGTCGACGCCGCGAGCGCGCTGGGCCCGTGGGCCTACGAGATCCACGAGGCCAAGCTGGCCACCGAGACCCGCACCGGCGCGCTGTTGCAGCTGTGCGTGTACGCCGAGCTCCTGGCGGCCGAGCAGGGCGTGCCGCCGCCGCGCCTGCGCATCGTCGCGCCCGGCGATGGCGACGATGGGCCGTTCCTCTTCGACGATCATCGCTTCGATGAGTACGGGGCCGCGTACCGGCGGTGGCGGGCCGAACTCGAGGCCGTGGTGGTGACGCCGGTGCCGACCTACCCCGAGCCGTGCGCGGCCTGCGACACCTGCCCGTGGTTCCGCGCCTGCGACGCGCGCTGGCACACCGACGATCACCTGGCCCTGGTCGCGGGTGGCGGCCGCCCGCAGCGCCGCGAGCTGGGGCGTCGACGCATCGAGACGGTCACCGCACTCGCCGCCGAGCCGCGTCCGCTCACCTGGCGTCCGGTGTACGGCAGCGTCAACACCTACGAGGTCCTCGCGCACCAGGCCGCGCTCCAGGTGGCCGCGCGGGCGGTGCCGGTGCCGCCGGTCGAGGCCTTGCCGGTCGAGCCCGACCGCGGCCTCGCGCGCCTGCCCGCGCCCGACATCGGCGATGTCTTCCTGGACCTCGAGGGCGATCTGTTCATCGGCCGCCGCGGTCAGGAGTACCTGTTCGGCTGGGTCGCCCGCGACGGCGACACCTGGCGCTACCACAGCCGCTGGGCCGACGACGCGAGCGGCGAGCGCGGCGCCCTGGCCGACTGGTTCGCGTGGCTCGAGCCGCGCCTCGCGGCCCACCCGGGCCTGCACGTCTATCACTACGCGCCGTACGAGCCGGCGGCGTTGCGCCGGCTGGTCGGCATGACCGGCGTCGGCGCCGCGCTCATGGACCGCCTGCTGCGCGAGCACCGCTTCGTCGACCTGATGACCGTCACCCGCCAGGCCCTGCGCATCGGCGTCGAGTCGTACGGCTTGAAGCCGCTCGAGGCGGTGACCGGCTACGCCCGGGCGGTCGAGCTCGAGGACGCGCGCCTCGACCTGCGGCGCGTGCGCGTGCTGCTCCAGCGCGGCGACCCGGGCGCCATCGCGCCCGCCTGGCGCGCCACGGTCATCGGGTACAACGAGGACGATTGCCGCTCGGCGCTGGCCCTGCGCGACTACCTGGAGGCGTGGCGGGCGACGCTGATCGCGGACGGCGTCGGGGGGCCGCGCCCGGTCGTGAACGTGCCCGAGCGCAGCGAGGAGAGCGAGGGCCTGCGGGCCGACATCGCGGCGTGCGAGGCGCGCCTGCGCGCGCGGGCCGCGGACGAGGATGGCGACGCCGCTGTCGCGCTCGCGCGCATCGCCGACCTGGTCGCCTGGTACCAGCGCGAGGCGTCGATCGCCTGGGGCGAGTTCTTCCGGCGGGCAGACAGCGACGACGACCAGCGGTTCGACGATCCCAAGTCCCTGGCCGGGCTCGAGTTCATCGAGACGGTCGCGCGCGTCGGCAAGCAGCGCAGCGATCGCGAGCGCTACCGCTTCCCGGCCCAGGACGTCACCATCGAGGACGACTCCGACGCGTACGTCGATGCCGGAACTGGCATCGGGCGCATCGACAGCATCGACCTGGACGCCCGCACGGTCGTCATATCGCGCAAGGATGGCGGCGCCGCACCGCTCACCTCGCTGGTCACGAAGCACATCGTCGGAGCCAGGCCCAAGGACCGCGAGCTCCTGCGCATCGGCGTCGACCTCGCCGAGCGCGGCGTGCCTGCCGACCGCGCGCCCTCGCTGGTGCGCGACCTGCTGCTCGCGCGCGCGCCGCGCGGCGTCCCGGTCGTCGGTGGCAGCCTGGTGCGCCCAGACGAGGCGCCGGCCGACGCGTGCGTCCGCATCGTCGGCGGGCTGCGCGGCGCCGTGCTGCCCATCCAGGGTCCGCCCGGCACCGGCAAGACCACCACGGCGGCCGCGATGATCCTCGCGCTCATTCGCGCCGGTCGCCGCGTCGGAGTGACGGCGACCAGCCACCCGGTCATCGCCCACCTGGTCGCGAAGGTCCTGGAGCGCGCGCGGGCCGACGGCGGCCGCATTCCCGTCGCGGCGCTGCGCACCGACGGCGAGGCTCGCGCCGATGGCATCGAGACCATCGGCAGCGCCGAGAAGGCCGATGACCGGGTCGGAACGCTCGACCTGCTCGGCGCCACCACCTGGCAGTGGGCGCGGCCCACGATGGCCGCCCGCGTCGACGTGCTGTTCATCGACGAGGCCGGCCAGATGTCCCTGGCCGACGCGCTCGTCGCGTGTGCCGCCACTGACAGCCTCGTGCTCGTCGGCGACCCCCAGCAGCTCGAGCAGCCCATCGCCGGCAGCCACCCCGACGGCGCCGCCGTCTCGGTCCTCGAGCACCTGCTCGCGGGCCGCGCGACGATCGCCCCTGACCGCGGCGTGCTGCTGGACGCCACGCACCGCCTCCACCCACGCCTGTGCGCGTTCACCAGCGAGCAGTACTACGAGGGGCGCCTCGTGCCCGGCCCCGCCGTGGCGCGCCAGCGCGTGCGCGTCCCTGGCGTGACCGCGCTCGACGCCTGCGGCGCGTTCTGGCTGCCCGTCGATCACGAGGGCCGTCGTGGGCGCAGCAGCGAGGAGGCCGAGGCCGTGGCCGCGCTGCTCGAGCGAATGCTCGGCGGCCGCGGCGGGGCCACCTGGATCGGCCCCACCGGCGCGCCCGCGCCGCTGCGCCCCAGCGACGTCGTCGTCATGGCCCCGTACAACGCCCAGGTCGACGAGCTCGCGCGGACCTTGCAGCGCCGCGGCCTCGGCGACGTCGTGGTCAGCACCGTCGACAAGTTCCAGGGCCGCGAGGCCGCGATCGCCCTGTACTCGCTCGCCGCGTCGACCGCCGAGGACGCGCCCCGCGGCATGGACTTCCTCTACAGCCGCAACCGCCTCAACGTCGCCACCTCACGCGCCCGCTGCGCCGCCGTGGTCGTCGCCAGCCCCCGCCTCTTGCGCGCCGAGTGCCGCACGCCCGCCCAGCTGCGCCTGGTGAGCGGCCTGTGCCGCTGGGTCGAGGTGGCCGGGCGGGTGGGGTAG
- a CDS encoding helix-turn-helix domain-containing protein — translation MVLTAAERRTLSSWSRLTGATPAAVGLRARIILMAAGGVASVEIAARLRTSPQTVCEWRARFIRRRLEALWTARDRVASTARRAP, via the coding sequence GTGGTGCTCACCGCCGCGGAGCGCCGCACGCTGTCGTCGTGGTCGCGGTTGACGGGCGCGACGCCAGCCGCTGTCGGACTCCGTGCACGAATCATCCTGATGGCCGCCGGCGGCGTCGCGAGCGTCGAGATCGCTGCGCGGCTTCGAACGAGCCCCCAGACCGTCTGCGAATGGCGCGCGCGCTTCATTCGTCGGCGACTCGAGGCGTTGTGGACCGCGCGGGACCGCGTCGCTTCGACGGCTCGTCGGGCGCCCTGA
- a CDS encoding EVE domain-containing protein, translating to MDVSKTGEPDATVNDIRDSFVRMFGDAHVKTCAAFVADAIERAATHGAARWVASLRGPARINITVGRAYVLSLQKDVIYVPVDRASIDAATSQALAALTTSTDDQFKSIPGTITYAVPAEKLAAARELLVVGHHAFIDRAAQTAKQTPYYYAHCKAIVDFLNSTLDRNLAQPAYEEIPAPAPTARAWLFQANPQQYDLPAALAELDELNWGVRQQSKKIRAGDTAYLWLSGEGGGLLARALVTTDPDVLPPRASEAKFRRSDEPAEDERAVVVRIEQRLAEPVDRDQLLSYVELEDLGFLQAAQGTNFALSPRHAAVLRELSEGRRPSRLVKVAPGELAKYWDDCRLGGYICVGWDDVGDLSKFASFGESRKAFAETWPTGTSPGHITLKAKELWTLRSLRPGDQVVANRGVSEVLAVGKVTGPYVFRPDRPEYRHTVSVSWDISLARTLPEPQPLWGLRTVTAIAPELAAIIFGKAPPPSAAPPLGAYDAIQASLQKDRLFFSDETVSHYLLALQTKRFVILTGISGTGKTMLARGVARHFRPRLTTRQTSEPPDDAVTIRVAPYMLKYRRFVMPVALRDELFRDGKISEVELRAGGQVWTCHVSQTHEDRVATVQFRKELTQWFKATFQVGDELVLRPSLDGKPHIDLVQAQYTETTTELENYAVIAVRPDWTDGRNLLGFYNPISRRYETTPFLRLLLRAQDEVARAQAEQRAPHRFFVILDEMNLARVEHYFSTSCPRWSRTSRSSYTTRTRSKPVRTATTRSWWRSRKKVHVPPNLFFTGTVNVDETTHMFSPKVLDRAFVMELHDVDLNAHGAASPSDDELRLDGFTALVDWGEAEHRGLE from the coding sequence ATGGACGTCAGCAAGACCGGCGAACCAGACGCGACCGTCAACGACATCCGCGACAGCTTCGTGCGGATGTTCGGGGACGCGCACGTCAAGACGTGCGCCGCGTTCGTCGCCGATGCCATCGAGCGCGCCGCGACGCACGGCGCCGCCCGGTGGGTCGCCTCGCTCCGCGGGCCGGCGCGCATCAACATCACCGTGGGCCGCGCCTACGTCTTGTCCCTGCAGAAGGACGTGATCTATGTGCCGGTCGACCGCGCGTCCATCGACGCGGCGACGAGCCAGGCGCTCGCAGCGCTTACCACGTCGACAGACGACCAGTTCAAGTCGATCCCAGGGACGATCACCTACGCGGTCCCGGCGGAGAAGCTGGCCGCGGCGCGGGAGCTCCTGGTCGTCGGTCACCACGCGTTCATCGATCGAGCGGCGCAGACGGCCAAGCAGACGCCGTACTACTACGCCCATTGCAAGGCGATCGTCGACTTCCTGAACTCGACCCTGGACCGCAACCTCGCCCAGCCGGCCTACGAGGAGATCCCCGCACCGGCGCCGACGGCCCGGGCATGGTTGTTCCAGGCGAATCCGCAACAGTACGATCTGCCGGCGGCGCTGGCAGAGCTGGACGAGCTCAACTGGGGCGTCCGGCAGCAGTCGAAGAAGATCCGCGCGGGCGATACGGCGTACCTGTGGCTCTCCGGGGAGGGCGGCGGCCTGCTGGCGCGCGCGCTCGTGACGACGGACCCAGACGTTCTGCCGCCACGAGCCTCCGAGGCCAAGTTCCGCCGCTCCGACGAACCTGCCGAGGACGAGCGCGCCGTCGTCGTTCGTATCGAGCAGCGGCTCGCGGAGCCCGTGGACCGCGACCAGCTGCTGTCGTACGTGGAACTCGAAGACCTCGGCTTTCTACAAGCGGCGCAAGGCACGAACTTCGCCTTGAGCCCTAGGCACGCGGCGGTCCTGCGCGAGCTCAGCGAAGGGCGTCGCCCCAGCCGCCTCGTCAAGGTCGCGCCGGGTGAGCTGGCGAAGTACTGGGACGATTGCCGCCTCGGTGGGTACATCTGCGTGGGATGGGACGACGTCGGCGACCTGTCGAAGTTTGCGTCGTTCGGCGAGTCCCGGAAGGCCTTCGCGGAGACCTGGCCCACCGGCACGTCACCGGGCCACATCACCCTCAAGGCGAAGGAGCTGTGGACGCTCCGTTCACTTCGCCCTGGTGACCAGGTCGTCGCGAATCGAGGGGTCTCCGAGGTGCTGGCGGTCGGCAAGGTGACCGGGCCGTACGTCTTCCGCCCCGACCGTCCCGAGTACCGTCACACGGTGAGCGTCAGCTGGGACATCTCGCTGGCGCGCACGCTCCCGGAGCCGCAACCGCTGTGGGGGCTGCGGACGGTCACCGCGATCGCGCCCGAGCTGGCGGCGATCATCTTCGGGAAGGCACCACCCCCGTCCGCAGCGCCGCCGCTCGGCGCGTACGACGCGATCCAGGCGTCTCTCCAGAAGGATCGTCTGTTCTTCTCGGACGAGACGGTCAGCCACTATCTCCTGGCGCTGCAGACGAAGCGCTTCGTGATCCTCACCGGGATCTCGGGCACCGGCAAGACGATGCTCGCGCGGGGTGTGGCGCGGCACTTCCGGCCGCGCCTCACCACCCGCCAGACGAGCGAGCCGCCGGACGATGCGGTGACCATTCGGGTCGCGCCCTACATGCTCAAGTACCGCCGCTTCGTCATGCCCGTGGCGTTGCGCGATGAGCTCTTCCGCGATGGCAAGATCTCGGAGGTGGAGTTGCGGGCAGGGGGCCAGGTGTGGACGTGTCACGTGTCGCAGACCCACGAGGACCGCGTCGCGACGGTCCAATTCCGGAAGGAACTGACCCAGTGGTTCAAGGCGACGTTCCAGGTCGGCGACGAGCTGGTCCTCCGGCCGTCGCTCGATGGCAAACCGCACATCGACCTGGTCCAGGCGCAGTACACCGAGACCACGACCGAGCTCGAGAACTACGCTGTGATCGCGGTGCGCCCGGACTGGACCGACGGTCGCAACCTGCTCGGGTTCTACAACCCGATCTCGCGTCGCTACGAGACGACCCCCTTCTTGCGACTGCTGCTCCGCGCCCAGGACGAGGTCGCACGGGCGCAGGCCGAGCAGCGGGCGCCCCACCGGTTCTTCGTCATCCTCGATGAGATGAACCTCGCCCGGGTCGAGCATTACTTCTCGACTTCCTGTCCGCGATGGAGTCGGACGAGCCGCTCGAGCTACACGACCAGGACTCGATCGAAGCCGGTGAGGACAGCGACGACCCGGAGCTGGTGGCGATCCCGGAAGAAGGTGCACGTACCGCCCAACCTGTTCTTCACAGGCACCGTCAACGTCGATGAGACGACGCACATGTTCAGCCCGAAGGTGCTCGATCGCGCGTTCGTGATGGAGTTGCACGACGTCGACCTGAACGCGCACGGCGCCGCGAGCCCCTCCGACGACGAGTTGCGCCTGGACGGCTTCACCGCGCTCGTCGACTGGGGAGAAGCCGAGCACCGCGGACTGGAATGA
- a CDS encoding DUF2357 domain-containing protein: MQYRERKTTQWHPLTPGSRPRLVAEKTWEFEGEPAALDSIVDVVGAAADRVTPAHLRLTFGNAVGLFRTTAGITLEVHSGKWEEAHFDAMLADVVSICADLPLATNANAGALPYRRTEQADDPAGYHAFVYLRQILREHAAEPDRLQTALEAVLRDPHRRLETEREVVPLDRGRFVDAVTLQALTRPGALAAVRGRTARLPLAQALSGHLPSTLNQPRTVQNLDTLENRFVRAFLLHSRRIIDEVRGRVAKGEASFLRARLTSDCAWMDALVGGWLQHPIWNDVGDLTQLPLASTVMQARRGYRDVLRHHIRLMLASQALPLSHADTFELLEARNIAVMYELWTYFAVVAELTEILGPPTQAIRTTPAFWGPNVTQGFEVRWPSQHRASYNQTFPGETSSGSYSTELRPDVTLWCPHDECHVLDAKFKVSDGGSFLNADVHKMHAYRDAIGAARSAWVMYPGIAFQEYATQDGGTWGAVGATPLRPEPGGRDELRGLLSRLVGA, from the coding sequence GTGCAATATCGCGAGCGCAAGACGACGCAGTGGCACCCGCTCACGCCGGGATCGCGGCCACGACTTGTCGCGGAGAAGACCTGGGAGTTCGAGGGCGAGCCGGCAGCCCTCGATTCGATCGTGGACGTTGTTGGGGCGGCCGCTGACCGTGTGACGCCCGCGCACCTTCGCCTCACTTTCGGAAACGCGGTGGGGCTGTTCCGGACGACCGCAGGCATCACACTGGAGGTGCACTCCGGAAAATGGGAGGAGGCGCACTTCGACGCCATGCTGGCTGACGTCGTCTCGATCTGCGCGGACCTCCCGCTCGCGACCAACGCCAACGCCGGCGCACTGCCCTACCGACGCACCGAACAGGCAGACGATCCCGCCGGGTACCACGCGTTCGTCTACTTGCGGCAGATCCTCCGCGAGCACGCAGCCGAGCCAGACCGCCTCCAGACCGCGCTCGAGGCCGTGCTCCGGGACCCGCATCGACGCCTCGAGACCGAGCGGGAGGTCGTTCCGCTCGACCGTGGCCGGTTCGTCGACGCCGTGACCCTGCAGGCGCTGACGCGCCCTGGCGCGCTTGCGGCTGTGCGCGGCCGCACCGCACGACTCCCGCTGGCGCAGGCACTGAGCGGCCACCTGCCGAGCACGCTCAACCAGCCGCGCACCGTGCAGAACCTCGACACGCTCGAGAATCGATTCGTTCGGGCGTTCCTGCTCCACTCACGTCGGATCATCGACGAGGTCCGCGGACGCGTGGCCAAAGGCGAGGCCTCGTTCCTGCGTGCCCGCCTGACCTCTGACTGCGCCTGGATGGACGCGCTGGTAGGCGGCTGGCTCCAGCATCCGATCTGGAACGATGTAGGCGACCTGACCCAGCTCCCGCTGGCGTCGACGGTGATGCAGGCACGGCGCGGCTACCGCGACGTGCTTCGCCACCACATCCGGCTGATGCTCGCCTCGCAAGCGCTGCCGCTGTCGCACGCGGACACGTTCGAGTTGCTCGAGGCTCGCAACATCGCGGTGATGTACGAACTCTGGACCTACTTCGCGGTGGTCGCCGAGTTGACCGAGATCCTGGGGCCACCCACCCAGGCGATCCGGACCACGCCGGCGTTCTGGGGCCCGAATGTCACGCAGGGGTTCGAGGTCCGCTGGCCGTCACAGCACCGGGCTTCGTACAACCAGACGTTCCCTGGCGAGACCAGCAGCGGCTCATACTCCACGGAGCTTCGCCCCGACGTCACGCTGTGGTGCCCGCACGACGAGTGCCACGTCCTCGACGCCAAGTTCAAAGTGTCGGACGGCGGCTCGTTCTTGAACGCTGACGTCCACAAGATGCACGCCTACCGCGACGCCATCGGCGCGGCCCGGTCGGCCTGGGTCATGTATCCCGGTATCGCGTTCCAGGAGTACGCCACGCAGGACGGCGGCACCTGGGGCGCGGTCGGCGCGACGCCCTTGCGGCCAGAGCCCGGAGGACGCGACGAGCTGCGCGGCCTGCTGTCGCGGCTAGTCGGTGCGTAG
- a CDS encoding IS66 family transposase: MREAAAYRDERDRLREAYRHLQLELELQRRRLFVAKAERIDTAQLDLEFAATLAKLEEVAGRLSEDEPPAGAEPPPAAPKRRPTGRRTLRDLDVPEERIVIVDPLLDGKAVRIGAEETCQMVWRRGGMIRLVTVRIKYHPAGMPTAADRDPAIRIAPPPLQILPRSIAGPSLLAHIASDKFCDGLPLYRQEDRFKRLGAPIDRGSMSRWLEELGAIMGGSIVHAMRTDAFAHAFCLATDATGVLVQPLRDGDKVRRACRRAHFFVQLADTDHVFFEYTPKETSAAVGELFRGFAGYVQADAKSVYDVLFRPPDRRGPPDDDEVDRAVRLEVGCWSHVRTKFWEAAITKDVVAREGLARIRRIFELDRSWRGRPPAEIKSLRDLHLRPHVDAFFAWVDVEYEQVKAQRGFLRTALGYAHRQHGPLVQFFDDGRLRLDNNAAERALRRIAVGRKAWLFVGSDDHGQAAGNLLTLVASARLHGLDPEAYLRDVFRVFPHWPRDRYLELCPRDWPATRARLDAAQLDAELGPLDVPPPPSSEQPATR; the protein is encoded by the coding sequence ATGCGCGAGGCCGCCGCGTACCGCGACGAACGCGACCGCCTGCGCGAGGCCTACCGGCACCTGCAACTCGAGCTCGAGCTGCAGCGCCGCCGGCTGTTCGTCGCCAAGGCGGAGCGCATCGACACCGCGCAGCTCGACCTCGAGTTCGCGGCGACGCTCGCCAAGCTCGAGGAGGTCGCCGGCCGACTGAGCGAGGACGAGCCGCCGGCCGGCGCCGAGCCACCGCCGGCCGCCCCCAAGCGCCGGCCGACCGGGCGGCGCACGCTGCGCGACCTCGACGTGCCCGAGGAACGCATCGTCATCGTCGACCCGCTGCTCGACGGCAAGGCCGTTCGGATCGGCGCCGAGGAGACGTGCCAGATGGTCTGGCGCCGTGGCGGTATGATCCGGCTCGTGACCGTGCGCATCAAGTATCACCCGGCGGGCATGCCCACCGCCGCCGACCGCGACCCGGCGATCCGGATCGCGCCGCCGCCGTTGCAGATCCTGCCGCGCTCGATCGCCGGCCCGTCGCTGCTCGCCCACATCGCGAGCGACAAGTTCTGCGATGGCCTGCCGCTCTACCGTCAGGAGGATCGGTTCAAGCGCCTCGGCGCGCCGATCGATCGCGGCTCGATGAGCCGATGGCTCGAGGAGCTGGGCGCGATCATGGGCGGCTCGATCGTGCACGCGATGCGCACCGACGCGTTCGCGCACGCCTTCTGCCTGGCGACCGACGCGACCGGCGTCCTGGTCCAGCCGCTGCGCGACGGCGACAAGGTGCGGCGCGCGTGCCGGCGCGCGCACTTCTTCGTCCAGCTCGCCGACACCGATCACGTCTTCTTCGAGTACACGCCGAAAGAGACCTCGGCGGCCGTCGGCGAGCTGTTCCGCGGCTTCGCCGGCTACGTCCAGGCCGACGCGAAGAGCGTCTACGACGTCCTGTTTCGGCCGCCCGACCGGCGCGGTCCGCCCGACGACGACGAGGTCGACCGAGCAGTCCGGCTCGAGGTCGGCTGCTGGAGCCACGTCCGGACCAAGTTCTGGGAGGCGGCGATCACCAAGGACGTGGTCGCGCGCGAAGGCCTCGCGCGCATCCGGCGGATCTTCGAGCTCGACCGCAGCTGGCGCGGCCGGCCACCGGCCGAGATCAAGTCGCTCCGCGACCTCCACCTCCGCCCGCACGTCGACGCCTTCTTCGCGTGGGTCGACGTCGAGTACGAGCAGGTCAAGGCCCAGCGCGGCTTCCTCCGCACCGCGCTCGGCTACGCCCACCGCCAGCACGGCCCGCTCGTCCAGTTCTTCGACGACGGCCGGCTGCGGCTCGACAACAACGCCGCCGAGCGCGCGCTGCGCCGGATCGCCGTCGGTCGCAAGGCCTGGCTGTTCGTCGGCAGCGACGACCACGGCCAGGCCGCCGGCAACCTCCTGACCCTGGTCGCGTCGGCACGCCTCCACGGCCTCGACCCTGAGGCGTACCTGCGCGACGTCTTCCGCGTCTTCCCGCACTGGCCCCGCGACCGCTACCTCGAGCTGTGTCCCCGCGATTGGCCCGCCACCCGCGCTCGCCTCGACGCCGCCCAGCTCGACGCCGAGCTCGGCCCCCTCGACGTCCCGCCGCCGCCCTCGTCGGAGCAGCCGGCTACGCGCTGA